TAATACTTCCTCCAAAAACAACAGAAGTTACAGTTCCCATTAATTTAGCTGTTGCACCACTTTCAAAAGCACCTAATTCATTAGAAGATCCCACAAAAATTGAATTTACAGCACCAACTCTTCCACGCATATGATCTGGAGTTTTAAGCTGTAAAATCGTTTGACGAATTACTACAGAAATTCCGTCAGCAAGTCCGCTCAAGAATAAAGCAAAAACCGACAACCAAAATGACGTAGAAAGACCAAATAATATGATCGATAATCCGAAAACAAATATGGCTATTAAAAGTTTCTTTCCTGCATTTTTATATAAAGGCACATATGCAGAAACTAGCATGGTAATAAAAGCTCCTACTGCTGGAGCGGCTCTTAAAATACCAAAACCTTCAGCACCGACTTTTAAAATATCCTGAGCAAAAACAGGTAATAATGCTACAGCGCCTCCAAAAAGTACTGCAATCATATCAAGCGATAAAGCGCCTAAAACAATTTGGTTTTTAAATACGAAATTCAATCCTTCTGCAAGGCTATCTTTTATCGATTCTCCAATCTTTGGATTTGTGATTGGTTTTTTACTAATCTGAGATAAAGCAATTAAGGAAAGAATTGAGAATCCAAAAACCAGACACATTGACCAATGAACACCAATCCAGTTAATTGAGAATCCAGCCAGCGCTGGTCCCATAACGGCTCCAATTTGCCAAACCGAACTACTCCATGTAGCCGCATTTGGATATGCTTTTTTAGGAATAATCAGCGATAGAAGAGAGAAAATAGTTGGCCCAAGAAAAGCTCTAACTAATCCGCCTAAAAAAACTAATGTATAAATTGAATATAAAACTATAGTTGGAGATAAATCGCCGACAACTTTTGGCCAAGTCAATAAAAATAAGCCAAAGCTAATTACAGAAAATCCCAGAATACATTTTACTAATAATCCCTTCTTTTCTTTTTGATCCACAATGTGTCCGGCAAATAAAGCCATTCCAACGGCGGGAATAACTTCCATTAAACCAATAATTCCTAACGAAAGCGGGTTTTTAGTCAAACTGTAAACTTCCCATTCGATCACGATAAATTGCATCGCCCAGGCAAAAACCATAGCAAAACGCAATAATAAAAAAACATTAAATTCTCTGTAGCGTAATGCCTGATAAGGATCTCGCTTTTCTGTTTTATTCGTCATTTGTTCTAATATCTTTTAGCATAAGTTGAGTCGAAACGGTTCCGTTCCACTCGTTTTCAGCCAATGAATACGCCAGCTGAAAAGTATTTTGATTTTTTGCAATGTCTATTTTTTTTCCCAATCCAAAACCTATTGCAGCAATTCCATCTGAATTATATTGCTTCACAAAAAGTCTCAAATGTTCTTCTTCTGCGCCTAAAGTTTTAGCATAACCTGTATCTTTTACCTCTTTAGTCATAAAAACAGGCGTCATATTCAGCGGTCCAAAAGGTTCGAATTGTTTTAAAATCCGAATTAGTTTTGGAGTAATATCTGTAAAGTTAATTTCGGCATCAACTTCTATTTCCGGAGTACGCATTTCAGGCAAAATGGTTTCCTGAACTTGCTTTTCGAAAGCATCTTTAAAAGTTTTGTAATTTTCCGCTTTCAACGTCATTCCTGCTGCATACATATGTCCTCCAAATTGTTCCAAATGTTCAGAACAAGCATCAAGAGCATTGTAAACATCAAATCCTTTTACAGATCTGGCAGAAGCGGCATATTTATCTCCACTTTTAGTAAAAACTAAAGTCGGACGATAATAGGTTTCGATTAATCTTGAAGCTACAATTCCGATAACGCCTTTGTGCCAGTCTTCCTGAAAAACAACTGTCGAAAATCGATCTTGCTCGTTATTGGTCAGGATTTGTTGAAAAGCTTCTTTTGTAATTTGTTTGTCCAAATCTTTTCGATCTGAATTGTATTGTTCTATTTCTGAAGCAAATTGTTGCGCTTGTTCAAAATTGAATTCCGTTAATAATTCAACAGCATGATTACCGTGTTTGATTCTTCCGGCAGCATTTATTCGGGGAGAAATAATAAAAACAACATCGGTAATATCAAGAGTTTTCTTTTTTACCTGATGTACCAAAGCTTTTATTCCCGGTCTTGGATCTGAATTAATAACTTGCAATCCGTAATAAGCCAAAACTCTATTTTCGCCCGTTATTGGCACAATATCTGCCGCAATTGCTGTTGCAACTAAATCCAGATACGGAATTAAATCTTCTATCGTTTCACCTCTATTTGTTCCTAAAGCCTGAATTAATTTAAAACCAACGCCACAACCACATAATTCATCATAAGGATACGAGCAATCTTCTCTTTTTGGGTCTAAAATCGCAACCGCATCCGGAAGAAATTCTCCTGGTCTGTGGTGATCACAAATAATAAAGTCGATGTTTTTTTCTTTCGCATAAGCGATATGATCA
This genomic window from Flavobacterium sp. 9 contains:
- a CDS encoding MFS transporter gives rise to the protein MTNKTEKRDPYQALRYREFNVFLLLRFAMVFAWAMQFIVIEWEVYSLTKNPLSLGIIGLMEVIPAVGMALFAGHIVDQKEKKGLLVKCILGFSVISFGLFLLTWPKVVGDLSPTIVLYSIYTLVFLGGLVRAFLGPTIFSLLSLIIPKKAYPNAATWSSSVWQIGAVMGPALAGFSINWIGVHWSMCLVFGFSILSLIALSQISKKPITNPKIGESIKDSLAEGLNFVFKNQIVLGALSLDMIAVLFGGAVALLPVFAQDILKVGAEGFGILRAAPAVGAFITMLVSAYVPLYKNAGKKLLIAIFVFGLSIILFGLSTSFWLSVFALFLSGLADGISVVIRQTILQLKTPDHMRGRVGAVNSIFVGSSNELGAFESGATAKLMGTVTSVVFGGSITLLTVIVTALKSPTFRKLDLKKDMDDHQNME
- the recJ gene encoding single-stranded-DNA-specific exonuclease RecJ gives rise to the protein MRWTLKTRPSQDKIKHLAQALNVEDFVATLLIQRGIETFEDAKNFFRPSLEHLHDPFLMKDMDKAVSRIELAIENQENILVFGDYDVDGTTAVSLVSAYLKSHYPNIATYIPDRYLEGYGISFKGIDFADDNGFSLIIALDCGIKSIDHIAYAKEKNIDFIICDHHRPGEFLPDAVAILDPKREDCSYPYDELCGCGVGFKLIQALGTNRGETIEDLIPYLDLVATAIAADIVPITGENRVLAYYGLQVINSDPRPGIKALVHQVKKKTLDITDVVFIISPRINAAGRIKHGNHAVELLTEFNFEQAQQFASEIEQYNSDRKDLDKQITKEAFQQILTNNEQDRFSTVVFQEDWHKGVIGIVASRLIETYYRPTLVFTKSGDKYAASARSVKGFDVYNALDACSEHLEQFGGHMYAAGMTLKAENYKTFKDAFEKQVQETILPEMRTPEIEVDAEINFTDITPKLIRILKQFEPFGPLNMTPVFMTKEVKDTGYAKTLGAEEEHLRLFVKQYNSDGIAAIGFGLGKKIDIAKNQNTFQLAYSLAENEWNGTVSTQLMLKDIRTNDE